The following DNA comes from Simkania negevensis Z.
CGACGTGATTGCCAAAAATTAATTTTGTCTTGTCTTACTTGTGCATTAAGCGTCTTCACTTTTACAACGTTGTCAATTGTCGAAAGAGTGTGCTTTTGTGTGTGATTTTGAAGGACACGCTCTTGCATGTTCTTCATGGCCTGTGTTACCTGCGCATCATAAGCGGGCTCACGGTCAAAAAATGAAATTTCTACTTCACTAGAGTCTTCAAAATTGTAGCCTTCAAAAGCGCCTACGCCTCCTAGGGCAAAATCTATTCCTTCCATTTAAGCACCTACCTTTGGGTTCTCATGCTATAAAAATCGGGGGAATGATCTCAATTTAAAGGATATAAATCAATTCAAAAATTTAATACTAATGTCCGAGCATTTTAGTGGGGTCGACGACCTTGTCAAATTCTTCTTCACTCAAAAAACCGAGTTCAAGAGCAGCTTCTTTGAGAGTTTTATGCTCATCATAAGCTTTTTTTGCAATCTGAGCTGCCTTATCATATCCAATAACAGGATTAAGCGCTGTGACAAGCATCAGCGAGCTATTTAAATGCTCTTTAATTCGTGGAAGATTCGGCTCGATTCCTTTGACACATTTTTCATAGAAATTGACTGCACTGTTGCCGAGTAATTGAATGGATTGGAGTAGATTATAAATAATGACAGGTCGAAAGACGTTAAGTTGAAAATTTCCTTGCGAGCAAGCAATTCCGACTGCAGCATCATTTCCGAGAACTTGAACAGCAACCATCGTTAAGGACTCACATTGGGTTGGGTTCACTTTTCCAGGCATGATCGAAGAACCTGGCTCATTGGCAGGAATCTTGATCTCCCCTATTCCACACCGAGGGCCCGAAGCTAGCCATGCAATGTCAGTGGCAATCTTCATCAAAGAGCAAGCAAGCCGTTTCAACGCTCCACTCATTTCAGCCATGGAGTCGTCCGCAGAAAGAGCTTCAAACTTATTCGGAGCTGAGACAAAGGGGATCTCAGTGATTTCTGAAATGACTTCCGCCACTCGCTTCGCATATTTAGGGTGGCAGTTGAGACCAGTCCCAACAGCTGTTCCCCCAAGCGCAATTTCAGAAAGATGGGGCAAAGCATTTTTGATGGCCTCAATCCCATGTTCTACTTGAGACGCATATCCAGAAAACTCTTGTCCTAATGTCACAGGAGTCGCATCCATCAAATGAGTGCGCCCAATCTTGACCACATTCTTGAACTCCTCTGCTTTTTTCCTCAGACCATTTAGAAGAATTTCTAGGTTCGGTAGCAGCATATTTCGAATTTTCAGACATGCTGCAATGTGCATAGCCGTGGGGAAAGTATCATTTGAAGACTGAGATTTGTTGACATCATCATTAGGGTGGATAGGATCTTTTGAACCAATTTTTCCCCCAGCAAGTTCAATAGCGTAATTGCTGATCACTTCATTCACATTCATATTGGTATGAGTCCCTGAACCTGTCTGCCAAACAACTAGAGGAAAATGATCGTCAAGTTCTCCCGTTAAAATCTTATCAGCAGCGCGGACAATTAGGTCTTTTTTTTCTTTTGGCAGAAGGCCCAGCTCTTCATTGACAATTGCCGATGCTTTTTTGACAATAGCCTGCGCATGAACAACTTCAATGGGGATTTTCTCTCCAGCATTTGGAAAATTGTTTCTTGAGCGCTCTGTTTGCGCCCCCCAATAACGGTCTTCG
Coding sequences within:
- the fumC gene encoding class II fumarate hydratase, giving the protein MRKETDSLGTVQVPEDRYWGAQTERSRNNFPNAGEKIPIEVVHAQAIVKKASAIVNEELGLLPKEKKDLIVRAADKILTGELDDHFPLVVWQTGSGTHTNMNVNEVISNYAIELAGGKIGSKDPIHPNDDVNKSQSSNDTFPTAMHIAACLKIRNMLLPNLEILLNGLRKKAEEFKNVVKIGRTHLMDATPVTLGQEFSGYASQVEHGIEAIKNALPHLSEIALGGTAVGTGLNCHPKYAKRVAEVISEITEIPFVSAPNKFEALSADDSMAEMSGALKRLACSLMKIATDIAWLASGPRCGIGEIKIPANEPGSSIMPGKVNPTQCESLTMVAVQVLGNDAAVGIACSQGNFQLNVFRPVIIYNLLQSIQLLGNSAVNFYEKCVKGIEPNLPRIKEHLNSSLMLVTALNPVIGYDKAAQIAKKAYDEHKTLKEAALELGFLSEEEFDKVVDPTKMLGH